The window CTTTCTGCTTGAAGCAAACCCTGAAGTTGATAAAAATTTCGCCCTGGAATTTGCCCGTTTTTACATTGTGGAAGCCCAGGCCGAAGGCATTAACCATGACATTGCTTTTTCCCAGATGTGCCTGGAAACAGGCTTCCTCAAATTCGGGGGCCTCGTAACTCCGGACATGAACAACTTCTGCGGCCTCGGCGCCATTGGCCCGGAACAGAGGGGAGAAATTTTCCCCGATACCCAAACCGGGGTCAGGGCCCACATCCAGCACTTAAAAGCCTACGCCAGCGAAGAACCCCTGAACCAGGACCTGGTAGACCCAAGGTTCCGCTGGGTGCGCCGGGGGCGTTCCCCAAAAATCGAGGGCCTTACCGGAACCTGGGCAAGCGACAGACAATACGCGCCAAAAATAGAAGCCATACTGGAACGGCTCTACGAATACTCCTTTGGGGAAAATTCTTAATTTGATCCTCCCGGCGAGCCTGCAAGCCAGCCCCTACTGAAACGCTGGGCCTCCTGCCAGGGCTTGGACGGATTGTCCTGCCGCCTGGGGAGGGGGTCGCTTAAAGGAAGGCCGTAAAGGGCTATGCCCCGCATGAGCCGTTTAATAAAAGCATCACCCCCGGTAAAATTTATGTTCAGCCCTTCCAGGCCTTCGCTTCCCGGCAGGGGGTAGTCATCGGGGAAGAGCAGGACATCCAAAAAGGGGGATGCGATAAAACGGGCATACCGGGGAAGAGCCGATGTATCGGGAAGCACGAGGAGGCAAGTCCTCTTGTTGAAGGTCTGAATGTAGAGCCCTTTTACCAAGCCGCCCGGGATGCCCCAGGGATCATTTGCAAAAGGGATATAGATCCCTTCCCCGTCGGGGGCCATGGTTTCGATGTTTCTGTCCAGGGCCATTTTCCAGGCTGTCAAGAAAGCATCCCCCACAGCATTCGTGTAACCTGGAGGGGATGGCGAAAAAGACCCCACTTCGCGGGGGGCTTCAAGGCCATCAGAGGGCGGCAGACCGGGGAGGAAGGCGCCCTTGCCCTGCCAGTCCGCCACAATAAGGCCCTTTTCGAAACGCTGGGCAATGCTGCCGTTGTAATAAAATTCCTCCCCCCTGGGGGAACCGTAGCCCCTGTCGCCATTGGCGCCGCCTGAGCCGGAGCTTTTCCCGTAATAATCCAGCACCCCGCCCTGGACCATAAAGACCCTGTTCTGGGCCATTTCCGTCAAAATCTCGATGCTCTGAACCGCAAGTATGATAGAAGGGATGCCCCAGGAATTGGGCCTCGGCTCTGAAGTCTGCCAGTTCTGCACCCAGCCCGAGGGGGAATTCTCGGGCCATCCATGAACCTGATCCCCGCCCAGCACACCGGTAATGGGCTGGCCCCTTAATATCCCGTCCACATAGGCGGCTTTGAATGAATCTGAAAGGGCCTCCCTTTCATCGGCGTTTAGGGCAGAACCCCGATCGCGGCGTTCTTTGGTAACATTCCCCACCCCAGGGGCAGCGCTTAAGCCAGGCATGGGTGCGGGAGTAAAATACAAATCATTGGGTCTGGGATGGTCCAGGGAATCGGCCTGGGCGCTCTCCCAATCGGCCTGCCCCAAGCCATCGCCATCGGGATCTGCCATCCCTGCCGGGGGAGGGTTCCCCTTGCAGGAAAAGGCAAAAAAAGCTCCGGCAATCATAAGAAGGAGCAGCACCGCAGAGATTTTGCAATTTTTCATCATGTTTTTATTATACTTGATATTGCACCCAAAAGAAACGTATAGTAGAGATAATGGGTGTTGTTACCAGCCAAAAAATAACGGTCTATTATGACCGTTTTAAAACCATAGATGTCACCTTCACAAAAGAAATCATCCAGGTAACAAGTCTCATAACCAACCAGGTGTTCCTTAAATGCGGGAGCGATTTTTGGCCCTGCGTCATATATTCGTCCTCCTTCCAGGGAGCCAAAATCGTAGCCAACATCAAGTCGGGCATACTCCATAAGCTGGAACAGGCAAACCAAATGGCGAGCTTGAGGTTCAGCTTTAAAAACCCCGATACCGGCAGCCCTGTCACCTTTTTCATCAACACCAAATCGCTGGGCTATTCGGCCTACGGCGGCTCTGCGGATGTTGCCCTCTTTAACCTCCAGTTCACCCAGCGCCCCCCCGACGACCTCATCGAGATCATGGGCCGCATATTGGATGCCAATGTCAATTCCGCAAAAAGGCGGGAAGAGCGTATCACCATCACGCCTGATTCTGCCCGGCGGCTCAATATCTTTTCCAAGGAAAGCGCGGTCTTTATCCAGGGCGTGCCCCGCCGTTGCATATTGCGGGATATTTCCTTTTCCGGGGCCAAGCTTATCATGATGGGGGTGGCAAAATTCCTGGTGGAAAAAGACGCAGCCCTGAGGATGGACTTTGACGATCCACGGGAAAGTTTTCTGATTAAAGGAAAATTCCTGCGCGCTGAAGTTGTCGAAGGCCGCAAGGACCTGGTAGCCCTGGTGGTGCTTTTTGACGAGACCATAGTCCCCATGGGCTACAAGATCCGCGTCAACGACTTCCTCTCCCAGGTACGCGCAGACACAAGGGGTCTGGACGACGGTTCGGCCCAGCAGGAAAAGAAAACTCCTGCAAAGGCAAGCGCCAAGAGCGAAGCCGCAAAGGCGCCATTGCCGGATGCGGCCCCTGAGAAAGCTGATGAAAAACCCGAGGCAGCAGCCCCAGCTGAAAAACCCGCAGCACCTGCTGATAAACCTGCCGCGGATACCCCCGGCGATTTCGATCTCGATCTGCCAAGCAGTTAGGAAAGGCCCCCATGCTCACCAGCAACAAAATTATTTTTTTATCAGTCCCAGAGTCCCTTAAAGAAGAAATGCAGCACCTTCCCCATCATCACGATGAGGACGAGGAAGAAGATCATGCAGGTCATATCCATAACAGTTTTGATGTGGATACTTCCATCCCCCTCCCCGTCGAGCTCGAAAATGGCGCAGAGACCCTGGACCCTGAAACCCTTAGCTGGGAGATGATACTCTCGGGGATGATGAAGATAGTTGCCGCCGAAGAACCCTACCCCGGCGTTGAACCCCAATGGATAGGCTACTATCGCCGTTTTGTCCTTGCGGTGAAACCGGAAATCTACAACGAGCTAACCAGCGCCGCCATCGTTAAGGCCGAGAACTCTGATTTCGACATGGCACTGGAAATCCTCGGCCTTCTTGAGGGCCTCTTCCCCGGCGCCCCCGGCATACTCCTCAACAAAGCCCTCATGCTCGAAGAGCAAGCGGAAGCCCTGGAAAAAACCGGCAATGAAGCGGCTGCAGAAGTTGGCGAAAAAGCCCTGGCAGCTTATGAAAAAGTCCTGATGCAGGAGCCCCCCCTTCCCGATGCCCTGTTCAATGCGGGCTTCTTTTTCATACGCCACAAGGATTATGGCAGGGCGCGATCCTGCTTCAACGACTATCTTCCCATAGCCGACAACGAAGAAAAAAAAGAGCAGGCCGAAGCCCTTGCAAAGGACATAGAAAACCGCGGCCTTGACGACGAAAGTTTCAGGGAAGCAGTGGAACTCATAAGGTCAGGCGAGGATCAGGAAGGACTCCTGACTATAAAAGATTTTATCGAAAACCACCCCACAGTCTGGAACGGCTGGTTCGTCCTTGGCTGGGCCCTCCGCAAACTTGAACGCTGGGAAGACAGCCTTGAATCCTTCAGGAAGGCAGTAGAGTTCGGCGGGGACTCGGGGGATGTCCGGAACGAAATGGCCATCTGCCTCATCGAACTTGGGGACCTGGAAAACGCGCGGAAAGAGCTGGAAGCTGCCTTGAAAGAAGAACCCGAGAACGTGAAGATCATCTCGAACCTGGGCGTGGTTGCCCTCAAGAACGGCAATGATGACGAGGCCGCTGCATTCTTCAGAACCGTGCTCGAACTTGACCCGAATGATCCGGTAGCGAATGGCTATATGGACAATCGGAAATAAAACAGCATGTTCTCATTAGTAACCGTTATACTTCACCCAACGAAAAATCCCCGATAATTTTAAACATCTTACCGTCCCGGACTACCTCTAATTCCCTGCCGGGAAAATACTCAGGCAGCTTCTGCTTGATCAAAACAGCAGCGCTGCCCATAAGGAATTCAAGCTGCTCTGGCGTCACATTATCCAAAGTGGCTGCCCTTAAGGAAATGAGATAGCCCCTGCCCTTCTCCGAACCAAAACCAGCAGTGAAGTCCGGCGCTATTTCGAAGAGTCCGTCCATCTCAGGGTTGTCTGTAGCGCCCCACTCGGGACGGTTGGGGTTGAGGCTGAAACTATCCCCCCATTCGTCCTCGAGAATTTCGTCCACTTCGTTAAAGAGGGCTTCAAGGGTTCTGTTAAAGGCCGCAAGCTTCGGATGCAGCATCAAACCTCAATCCGGCAAAGCCAGGGCCAGCACTTCGTCGAAGCGCTCAACAGGGTGGAACTCGATGCCCTTCTTCACATGGTCGGGGATATCGTCAAGGTCCCGCATATTCTGCTTGGGGATGATGATGTGCCTGGCCTTGTTGCGCTGGGCCGCTATGGTTTTCTCCTTGAGGCCGCCTATGGGCAGTACCTGGCCTGTGAGGCTCAGCTCGCCGGTCATGACGAGCCTGTCCACGATGGTCTTGCCCCTCATCAAGGAGAGGAGGGCTGTTGCCATGGTGATGCCTGCGGAGGGGCCGTCTTTGGGGGTGGCGCCTTCGGGGATGTGGAGATGGACATGGTTCTTTTCAAACCATGAGGCGTCAAGGCTGTAGCGTTCAATGGCAAGCTTGCGGGCCAGGGTCATGGCGATGGCGGCGCTTTCCTTCATGGTGTCGCCCATCATGCCCGTAAGGGTAAAGCCCTCTTTGCCGGGCACTGAAGTGGCTTCGATTACCAGGGTATCGCCACCCATGCTGGTCCATGCGAGGCCGACGGACATGCCGGGGCGGTCCGCTTTCTTCACATCGCCTTCGGGGAAGATGGGCTTGCCCAGGTGCTTTTCGATAAGCTTCTTTTCGATGGCGAATTTTTTGTCCCCTTCCATGCCCGACTCTTCGGCTTCCACAATCTGCTTGGCAAGCTTGCGGTGGATCTTGTCCAGGTTCTTTTCGAAATTGCGCACCCCCGCTTCACGGGCATAGCCGTTGGCAATGTGGAGAAGGCTGTCCTGGGTATACTTCACCTGGTTCTTCTTGAGGCCGCTTTTTTCGAGGCTCTTGGGAACAAGGTAGCGTTTTGCGATTTCAAGCTTCTCCCTGTCGATATAGCCCGGGAGCTGTATTATCTCCATACGGTCGATAAGGGGAACGGGGATAGTATCCAGAGTGTTGGCGGTTATAATGAAAAAGATATGGGAAATGTCAAAAGGCAGATCCAGGTAATGATCCCTGAAGCTGTTGTTCTGCTCGGGATCAAGCACCTCAAGGAGGGCCGACGCAGGATCGCCCTGGTAGCTCTGGCCCATCTTGTCTATCTCGTCGATCATAAAGACCGGATCTTTTGTTTTGACGATTTTAAGGCCCTGAATGATCTTGCCGGGCATGGCGCCGATGTAGGTGCGCCTGTGGCCCTTGATCTCCGCCTCGTCCCTCATGCCACCCACGGAAAAACGGAAAAACTGTTTGCCCAGGCTCCGCGCAATGGACTTGCCCACGGAAGTTTTGCCAACCCCCGGAGGGCCCACGAGGCAGATGATGGAACCCGCAGGGCCTTTGGAACCCGCCGCGGCATTGCGGAGCTTGCGTACCGCCAGGTATTCCACGATGCGGCTCTTCACGTCCTTGAGACCGTAGTGATCCTCTTCGAGTATCTTCTCTGCTTTTTTGAGATCGAAACTTTCCGGCGCAGGATCGTTCCAGGGGAGGCTTGAAATCATATCAAGGTAATTGCGGGTAACAATGAATTCACCGGAGTTGGGATCCATGAGGCTGAATTTTTCCAGCTCCTGTTCCACCGCCTCTTTTATTTCCCCTTCGAATTTGAAGGCGTCGATCTTCTCCTTAAAACGCTGATACTCGCTGCTCTTGGCGTCGGTGGCCATGCCCAGCTCGGACTTGATGGCCTTGAGTTCCTCTTTGAGGAAGTACTCCCGCTGGGACTTTTCGATCTTCTCGTTGATCTCTTTCTGGATCTTTTTCTGGATCCGCAGGAGTTCCTGCTCCTTCTTGATAAAGATCAGCACCTGTTCCATGCGCTTCCGCACATTGAGAATCTCCAGGATCTTCTGCTGCTCGGCCTTGTCGATGTTGAGTATGCTGGCGATGAAGTCCGCGATTTTTCCGGGATGATCGATGTTGATCATGTTGAGACGCATCTCCTCGGAAAAGAGAGGGTTGTTCTCCGAGATTTGCTTCATCTCGCTGATGAGAGCCCTGGTAAGGGCTTTTACCTCGGCAGTTTCGTCCTCCACATCCTCCATGTATTCCACCGCTGCAACAATAGGGCTTGTGGGGTGCAGGGCCTTCTTGACCTGGAAGCGCTTGAGGGTAGAAATGAAGATGTTCACCCCCCCGTCAGGAAGGTTGATTTTCTTGACGATTTTGGCCGCCGTACCCACCTTGTAAAGGTCAGTGATGGAAGGGTTGTCGCTCTCATTCAGGAGCATCACCAGGCCGATGAGCCCATCCCCGGACACCGCCGCGTCCACGACCTTCACGTCCGCAGGGTTCCCTATCATGATAGGGGTAAAAATACCGGGAAAAATGGGCCTCCCCATGAGGGCCACCAGGGGCAATTTATTGGGGAGCAATTGATCTATAGGTACTACGCTCTGTTCTGCCATATGTCCGCCTTATTAATATAATATACAAGAAAAATATAACAAAAAAATAAAGGAAAAAGTGAAATTTTTTTAAGGTAAATTTTTTGTATGAGGACAAAAAAACCTTGCTTATCATTCCAGGCTATGTTAAATTAGTCAGTATATTGACAATTCTTACAGTAAATTGGTCAATATATTGATAATTTTTAACTTTCAAATGGAGCCTTTTTATGGATAGAATTCCAAGGATTTTGAAGCAGCGGATATTTGATTACCTCAAACCGGAGCATACAGCGGGATCATCTCATGGCAGGGCGGCACTGCTTCTAGGCGCCAGGCGGGTGGGAAAAACCTTTCTTATCAACCAAATTCTGGAGGAATTCCGAAAGAAAGACAGTTCCCGGCAGATAGCCAGTACTTCGAAAGAGACCCTATTGCTCAATGGCGAGGACTATGACGCTCAAGCGCTGCTGGAACCTTGTTCTATTGCCAATTACAGACGCCTCCTTGACGGCGTCAGGCTTTTTGTTTTGGACGAGGCCCAGAATATTCCCAACATAGGGCAAAAGCTCAAACTTATAGTCGATGAAATTCCTGAAATCCGCATCGTTGCCTCGGGTTCTTCATCTTTTGACTTGCTCAATCAAACCGGCGCCCCTCTGGTAGGGAGAAGCGCTTCCTTCTATCTAACTTCCTTTTCCCAAAAGGAACTTGATCCGTATGAAAATCCTCTTGAAACCAGACAGCGGCTTGACGATCGTCTCATTTACGGTTCCTATCCCGAGGCGGCCCTCATGGAATCGCCCAAACAAAAGGAAGGCTATCTTAAAGAGATAGCCAATGCCTATCTCTTTAAGGATATCTTTGCCCTGGACGGGCTAAGAAACTCATCAAAAATCAGGGACCTCTGCAGGCTTATCAGTTTTCAGATGGGGAACGAAGTTTCTTATGATGAATTGGGCAAACAGCTGGGCATGAGCAAAAACACAGTTGAGAAATATTTGGATCTCCTCTCAAAGGTATTTGTGATCTACAAGTTGGGAGCCTATTCCCGCAACCTCCGCAAAGAAATCACCAAGGCGAGCAAGTGGTATTTTTATGATACAGGCATCAGGAATGCGGTTATCGGTAACTTCAACCCGCCGGCCATCAGGCAGGATATGGGGGCCCTCTGGGAAAATTATCTCATCAATGAACGGCTGAAAAACCGCTTCAACACCGGCCAATCCGGGGAATTTTATTTTTGGCGTACCTACGACGG is drawn from Leadbettera azotonutricia ZAS-9 and contains these coding sequences:
- the lon gene encoding endopeptidase La, which gives rise to MAEQSVVPIDQLLPNKLPLVALMGRPIFPGIFTPIMIGNPADVKVVDAAVSGDGLIGLVMLLNESDNPSITDLYKVGTAAKIVKKINLPDGGVNIFISTLKRFQVKKALHPTSPIVAAVEYMEDVEDETAEVKALTRALISEMKQISENNPLFSEEMRLNMINIDHPGKIADFIASILNIDKAEQQKILEILNVRKRMEQVLIFIKKEQELLRIQKKIQKEINEKIEKSQREYFLKEELKAIKSELGMATDAKSSEYQRFKEKIDAFKFEGEIKEAVEQELEKFSLMDPNSGEFIVTRNYLDMISSLPWNDPAPESFDLKKAEKILEEDHYGLKDVKSRIVEYLAVRKLRNAAAGSKGPAGSIICLVGPPGVGKTSVGKSIARSLGKQFFRFSVGGMRDEAEIKGHRRTYIGAMPGKIIQGLKIVKTKDPVFMIDEIDKMGQSYQGDPASALLEVLDPEQNNSFRDHYLDLPFDISHIFFIITANTLDTIPVPLIDRMEIIQLPGYIDREKLEIAKRYLVPKSLEKSGLKKNQVKYTQDSLLHIANGYAREAGVRNFEKNLDKIHRKLAKQIVEAEESGMEGDKKFAIEKKLIEKHLGKPIFPEGDVKKADRPGMSVGLAWTSMGGDTLVIEATSVPGKEGFTLTGMMGDTMKESAAIAMTLARKLAIERYSLDASWFEKNHVHLHIPEGATPKDGPSAGITMATALLSLMRGKTIVDRLVMTGELSLTGQVLPIGGLKEKTIAAQRNKARHIIIPKQNMRDLDDIPDHVKKGIEFHPVERFDEVLALALPD
- a CDS encoding tetratricopeptide repeat protein — its product is MLTSNKIIFLSVPESLKEEMQHLPHHHDEDEEEDHAGHIHNSFDVDTSIPLPVELENGAETLDPETLSWEMILSGMMKIVAAEEPYPGVEPQWIGYYRRFVLAVKPEIYNELTSAAIVKAENSDFDMALEILGLLEGLFPGAPGILLNKALMLEEQAEALEKTGNEAAAEVGEKALAAYEKVLMQEPPLPDALFNAGFFFIRHKDYGRARSCFNDYLPIADNEEKKEQAEALAKDIENRGLDDESFREAVELIRSGEDQEGLLTIKDFIENHPTVWNGWFVLGWALRKLERWEDSLESFRKAVEFGGDSGDVRNEMAICLIELGDLENARKELEAALKEEPENVKIISNLGVVALKNGNDDEAAAFFRTVLELDPNDPVANGYMDNRK
- a CDS encoding PilZN3 domain-containing protein, which translates into the protein MGVVTSQKITVYYDRFKTIDVTFTKEIIQVTSLITNQVFLKCGSDFWPCVIYSSSFQGAKIVANIKSGILHKLEQANQMASLRFSFKNPDTGSPVTFFINTKSLGYSAYGGSADVALFNLQFTQRPPDDLIEIMGRILDANVNSAKRREERITITPDSARRLNIFSKESAVFIQGVPRRCILRDISFSGAKLIMMGVAKFLVEKDAALRMDFDDPRESFLIKGKFLRAEVVEGRKDLVALVVLFDETIVPMGYKIRVNDFLSQVRADTRGLDDGSAQQEKKTPAKASAKSEAAKAPLPDAAPEKADEKPEAAAPAEKPAAPADKPAADTPGDFDLDLPSS
- a CDS encoding ATP-binding protein — translated: MDRIPRILKQRIFDYLKPEHTAGSSHGRAALLLGARRVGKTFLINQILEEFRKKDSSRQIASTSKETLLLNGEDYDAQALLEPCSIANYRRLLDGVRLFVLDEAQNIPNIGQKLKLIVDEIPEIRIVASGSSSFDLLNQTGAPLVGRSASFYLTSFSQKELDPYENPLETRQRLDDRLIYGSYPEAALMESPKQKEGYLKEIANAYLFKDIFALDGLRNSSKIRDLCRLISFQMGNEVSYDELGKQLGMSKNTVEKYLDLLSKVFVIYKLGAYSRNLRKEITKASKWYFYDTGIRNAVIGNFNPPAIRQDMGALWENYLINERLKNRFNTGQSGEFYFWRTYDGQEIDLIEELPTTDSKGIPVLTAYEFKHGKKQPKVPPAFAAVYPDARYLVINRDNYREFV
- a CDS encoding glucosaminidase domain-containing protein, encoding MKKSYPLVASISFVSILLFSCAGSPRTLVPGDSMAAAKASMQIASVPETAPKRPEKPEIPPKPQEIMGLGMVNEQKMADFLLEANPEVDKNFALEFARFYIVEAQAEGINHDIAFSQMCLETGFLKFGGLVTPDMNNFCGLGAIGPEQRGEIFPDTQTGVRAHIQHLKAYASEEPLNQDLVDPRFRWVRRGRSPKIEGLTGTWASDRQYAPKIEAILERLYEYSFGENS